A genome region from Natranaeroarchaeum sulfidigenes includes the following:
- a CDS encoding metalloprotease: MAGVPTRTRRRELTFSTDEKRDLAIAWIALGVAFAIFIFLHMAGGTASVGGIFVLSMVTVGVGFILHELAHKVAAVRFGQVAEFRADYGMLFLAIMSAIIGFIFAAPGAVHHRGRITLAENGLIALAGPAVNLALAAVFLPLVFVPIVFVEQIGRFGVFINVFLATFNMIPFGPLDGKTVFDWSKPVFLVVFAPCLLLTYLVFTRIGFGL, translated from the coding sequence ATGGCAGGCGTACCGACCCGAACACGGCGACGAGAGTTGACCTTTAGCACCGACGAGAAACGAGACCTGGCCATCGCGTGGATCGCGCTGGGCGTCGCCTTCGCGATCTTCATCTTCCTGCACATGGCGGGTGGCACGGCAAGCGTCGGCGGGATCTTCGTCCTCTCGATGGTCACCGTGGGCGTCGGCTTTATCCTGCACGAACTCGCCCACAAGGTCGCTGCAGTCCGGTTCGGACAGGTCGCCGAGTTCCGCGCCGACTACGGCATGCTCTTTCTCGCAATTATGAGTGCGATTATCGGCTTCATCTTCGCCGCACCCGGCGCGGTCCACCATCGTGGCCGGATCACGCTCGCCGAGAACGGCCTGATCGCACTCGCCGGACCGGCGGTGAACCTCGCGCTCGCGGCCGTCTTCCTCCCGCTCGTGTTCGTCCCGATCGTGTTCGTCGAACAGATCGGCCGCTTTGGCGTCTTCATCAACGTCTTCCTGGCGACGTTCAACATGATCCCCTTTGGCCCGCTCGATGGGAAGACGGTGTTCGACTGGAGCAAGCCCGTCTTCCTCGTCGTGTTCGCACCGTGTCTCCTCCTGACCTACCTCGTCTTCACCCGGATCGGGTTCGGTCTCTGA
- a CDS encoding universal stress protein: MEYLVATDGSAVSDTAIEHAAEQAGLVDADLKIVHVLTPETELVDGQVVLPGEDAALEQGERIVEHAARLAKDVVEGFETDVECTTELLTGRPADAITTHAEEQGFDSIYVGHRGLSDRSEYVVGSVAKTVVDKTTVPVTIVK; the protein is encoded by the coding sequence ATGGAGTATCTCGTGGCAACCGACGGCTCCGCAGTCAGCGATACGGCGATCGAACACGCGGCCGAGCAGGCCGGACTGGTCGACGCCGACCTGAAAATCGTCCACGTCCTGACGCCTGAGACCGAACTGGTCGACGGACAGGTCGTGTTGCCCGGCGAGGACGCCGCCTTGGAACAGGGCGAACGGATCGTCGAACACGCGGCGCGGCTGGCGAAAGACGTGGTCGAAGGGTTCGAGACGGATGTCGAATGTACGACGGAACTGCTCACAGGGCGGCCTGCGGACGCGATCACGACGCACGCCGAGGAGCAGGGTTTCGACAGTATCTACGTCGGCCACCGGGGCCTGTCGGACCGGTCGGAGTACGTCGTGGGGAGCGTCGCAAAGACCGTCGTCGACAAGACGACAGTCCCCGTGACAATCGTCAAATAG
- a CDS encoding DUF7344 domain-containing protein, with product MTTNTPTESETAPTEELFEAVASEPRQVALHTIAATEERPIELDHLAGRVAGEVHVGGPTMTEAERVRIALHHNHLPKLEATGLIQYDADAKTVDVVGDGLDQRILALIEPNGTAD from the coding sequence ATGACGACGAATACCCCCACCGAAAGTGAAACAGCACCGACGGAGGAACTGTTCGAGGCAGTTGCCAGCGAACCCCGACAGGTAGCCCTCCACACCATAGCGGCGACCGAGGAGCGGCCGATCGAACTAGATCATCTCGCCGGGCGTGTCGCTGGAGAGGTACACGTGGGCGGACCGACCATGACCGAGGCAGAGCGCGTTCGAATCGCGCTCCATCACAACCATCTCCCGAAACTGGAAGCGACGGGACTGATACAGTACGATGCGGACGCGAAGACCGTCGACGTGGTGGGGGATGGACTGGACCAACGGATCCTCGCACTGATCGAGCCGAACGGGACGGCTGACTGA
- a CDS encoding helix-turn-helix domain-containing protein: MSVIAEFRVPAGEFELGRILTVAGTTSIELESLVPTGEATVPLFWIHDVSRDSFTERIEEHPTVNDATTVDVFEGRTLFTLDWDANQDHLFAGIGEYDGHLLSAVGTADTWKFEIRFPEHELLTKFTDHCERASISLEITRIYNPTEPDAGPWYGLTERQREAMELAIQMGYYEIPRGCTTNELAAELGISDQAVTERLRRAIVTLAKNTLVPSDSA; this comes from the coding sequence ATGAGCGTAATTGCGGAATTTCGAGTACCGGCGGGTGAGTTCGAACTCGGGCGTATTCTCACCGTCGCCGGAACCACTTCTATCGAACTCGAAAGTCTCGTTCCGACTGGCGAAGCGACCGTTCCCCTGTTCTGGATCCACGACGTCTCCCGGGATTCGTTTACCGAGCGGATCGAGGAACATCCGACCGTCAACGACGCGACTACAGTGGATGTCTTTGAGGGGCGGACGCTGTTTACGCTCGACTGGGACGCAAATCAGGACCACCTGTTTGCCGGAATCGGCGAGTACGATGGCCATCTCCTGAGCGCCGTGGGCACGGCCGATACCTGGAAGTTCGAGATCCGCTTTCCGGAACACGAGTTGCTCACGAAGTTTACGGATCATTGCGAGCGGGCGTCAATTTCACTGGAGATAACGCGCATCTACAATCCGACGGAACCGGATGCCGGGCCGTGGTACGGGCTGACCGAGCGCCAGCGGGAGGCGATGGAACTCGCCATCCAGATGGGCTACTACGAGATCCCCCGTGGCTGTACCACGAACGAACTCGCCGCGGAACTGGGCATTTCTGATCAGGCTGTGACCGAACGGCTCCGACGGGCAATCGTTACGCTGGCGAAAAACACGCTCGTACCGAGCGACTCCGCATAG
- a CDS encoding acyl-CoA thioesterase, translating into MPTNLLDSYIENREMVQPNHANSLETAHGGNVVKWMDEVGGMAAMRFAGETCVTARMDRVDFKRPIEVGDTALIEAYVYAAGTSSVRVRVQTYRENPRTAETEQTADSYFIYVAIDEDRNTVEVPDLVVDSEREEQLRQQALAGENGDY; encoded by the coding sequence ATGCCGACAAACCTCCTCGATTCGTACATCGAGAACCGCGAGATGGTCCAGCCAAACCACGCCAACAGCCTCGAAACCGCCCACGGAGGCAACGTCGTCAAGTGGATGGACGAGGTCGGCGGGATGGCCGCGATGCGCTTTGCGGGCGAGACCTGCGTCACCGCCCGGATGGATCGGGTCGATTTCAAGCGGCCGATCGAGGTCGGCGATACCGCGCTGATCGAGGCGTACGTCTACGCGGCCGGAACGTCGAGCGTCCGCGTGCGAGTCCAGACCTACCGTGAGAACCCGCGTACTGCCGAGACAGAACAGACCGCAGACTCCTATTTCATCTACGTCGCTATCGACGAGGATCGGAATACCGTGGAAGTTCCGGATCTCGTCGTCGATTCGGAGCGTGAAGAACAGCTGCGCCAGCAGGCACTGGCCGGAGAAAACGGCGACTACTAA
- a CDS encoding TraB/GumN family protein codes for MTDAAEAEDVDAVPSGEGSVTVVGTAHVSAESAERVEAQIREERPDVVAVELDEGRYRQMQGETPDDIEAKDLLSGNTVFQFLAYWMLSYVQTRMGERFDIEPGADMRAGIDTAEELGMGVALVDRDIQVTMQRFWTRLSIGEKAKLVGGLALGITDPRTLGVVGGGVIGMFLGAIAGVFLAPALGYGELLTLGVTSAGLLQLVGAVSFGAIAGLVLGFLFLPTLRPPPGLPLDGFTTRLLVGAVAGIAAAVALVTSGAAPLGFFGPATFEGYGVTALRLGTGVAAGGAVGLLVGTLIGLALDASMEEVEGIDEEFDIEELTDGDVVSAMMEEFRRFSPRGAEALIDERDAFIAHKLNALRANGYNVVAVVGAGHQAGIERYLDQPTTLPDMQSISTTAKQRRFSIGKAVGYLFTVGFAAFFVLLLLAGVEDGFLLRLFAAWFLINGVFAFGLARLGGAHWSSAGVGGAVAWLTSINPMLAPGWFTGYMELRKRPVNVSDIGTLNEILDDTESPISELIDRMFEVPLFRLITVVALTNIGSIIASFLFITVVVPYMAPEIGGLSGVGNELINGARNGAEIVRGLLP; via the coding sequence ATGACCGACGCAGCGGAAGCCGAGGACGTGGACGCCGTCCCGTCGGGGGAAGGGAGCGTAACCGTCGTCGGGACGGCCCACGTCTCCGCCGAAAGCGCCGAGCGGGTCGAAGCGCAGATCCGCGAGGAGCGCCCGGACGTCGTCGCGGTCGAACTCGACGAGGGGCGGTATCGGCAGATGCAGGGCGAAACGCCCGACGATATCGAGGCCAAGGACCTGCTTAGCGGTAACACCGTCTTCCAGTTCCTCGCCTACTGGATGCTATCGTACGTCCAGACACGCATGGGAGAGAGGTTCGACATCGAACCGGGCGCGGACATGCGGGCAGGGATCGACACGGCCGAAGAACTCGGGATGGGCGTCGCGCTCGTCGACCGGGATATTCAGGTCACGATGCAGCGCTTCTGGACGAGACTCTCGATCGGCGAGAAGGCGAAACTCGTCGGCGGACTCGCGCTCGGGATCACCGATCCACGAACCCTCGGCGTGGTCGGCGGCGGCGTCATCGGGATGTTCCTCGGCGCGATCGCCGGCGTCTTCCTCGCGCCCGCACTGGGTTACGGCGAACTGCTGACGCTGGGGGTGACGAGCGCTGGACTCCTCCAGCTCGTCGGCGCAGTCTCGTTCGGAGCTATCGCCGGGCTCGTACTCGGCTTCCTCTTCTTGCCGACGCTCCGGCCACCACCCGGACTCCCGCTCGATGGCTTTACGACCCGATTACTGGTCGGTGCTGTCGCCGGTATCGCCGCGGCCGTTGCGCTCGTCACGAGCGGGGCCGCTCCGCTTGGCTTCTTCGGCCCGGCAACCTTCGAGGGCTACGGCGTCACGGCGCTCCGGCTCGGCACTGGCGTCGCTGCTGGCGGGGCGGTCGGCCTGCTCGTCGGCACGCTGATCGGTCTCGCGCTCGACGCCTCGATGGAGGAGGTCGAGGGGATCGACGAGGAGTTCGACATCGAGGAGCTCACCGACGGCGATGTCGTCTCGGCGATGATGGAGGAGTTCCGCCGGTTCAGTCCCCGCGGTGCGGAAGCGCTGATCGACGAGCGGGACGCCTTCATCGCACACAAGCTCAACGCGTTACGTGCAAACGGATACAACGTCGTCGCTGTGGTCGGGGCAGGCCATCAGGCCGGGATCGAGCGCTATCTCGATCAGCCGACGACGCTACCGGATATGCAATCGATCTCGACGACCGCGAAACAACGCCGATTCTCGATCGGCAAGGCGGTCGGCTACCTGTTTACTGTTGGCTTCGCGGCCTTCTTCGTCCTCCTTCTGCTTGCGGGCGTCGAAGACGGCTTTCTCCTGCGGCTGTTTGCCGCGTGGTTCCTGATCAATGGCGTCTTTGCCTTCGGCCTTGCCCGACTCGGCGGCGCACACTGGTCGAGCGCGGGCGTCGGCGGTGCGGTCGCGTGGCTGACCAGCATCAATCCGATGCTCGCACCCGGCTGGTTCACCGGCTATATGGAACTGCGAAAGCGCCCCGTTAATGTCAGCGACATCGGGACCCTAAACGAGATCCTCGACGATACGGAGAGCCCGATCTCCGAGCTGATCGACCGGATGTTCGAGGTGCCACTGTTCCGGCTGATCACGGTTGTCGCGCTGACGAACATCGGCTCGATCATCGCCAGTTTCCTCTTCATTACGGTCGTGGTGCCCTACATGGCACCCGAGATCGGCGGGCTCAGCGGCGTCGGCAACGAACTGATCAACGGCGCACGGAACGGCGCGGAGATCGTCCGCGGCCTGCTTCCCTGA